The sequence GTCGTCACCACCGATGATCCGATGGTGGCCTTCAAGGACGCCGACTATGCGCTGCTGGTCGGTGCGATGCCGCGCAAGGCGGGCATGGAGCGCGGTGACCTGCTCTCGGCCAACGGCGGCATTTTCAAGCCGCAGGGCGAGGCGCTGAGCGAAGTGGCGAGCCGGAACGTGAAGGTGCTGGTGGTGGGTAACCCCGCCAACACCAACGCCCTGATTGCCCAGCAGAACGCGCCCAAGCTCGATCCCAAACAGTTCACCGCGATGGTGCGCCTCGACCACAACCGCGCCCTGTCGCAGCTCAGTGCCAAAACCGGAAAGCCGGTCGGCAGCATCAAGAAGATGACCATCTGGGGCAACCACAGCAGCACGCAGTACCCCGACCTGTCGCAGACCACCGTCGACGGCACGCCTGCGCTGGAACTGGTCGATCAGGCGTGGTACGAGTCCGACTTCATTCCCACCGTCGCCAAGCGCGGAGCCGCCATCATCGAGGCGCGTGGATCGAGCAGCGCCGCGAGTGCCGCGAGCGCCGCCGTCGATCATATGCGCGACTGGGCGCTGGGCACGGCGGAAGGCGACTGGGTCAGCATGGGCATTCCCTCGGACGGCAGCTACGGCGTGCCCGAAGGTCTGATCTACGGCTTCCCGGTCACGGTCAAGAACGGCGAATACAGCATCGTGCAGGGCCTGGACATTTCTGAGTTCAGCCGGGGCCGCATGGACGCCACCGCGCACGAACTGGAAGAAGAACGCGCCGCCGTGCGCGAACTGGGCCTGGTGAAGTAAACCGGCAGCAAACAGGCAGGCGGG is a genomic window of Deinococcus ruber containing:
- a CDS encoding malate dehydrogenase — protein: MKNPVRVAVTGAAGQIGYSLLFRIASGSMLGQDQPVILQLLEVTPALKALSGVVMELQDGAFPLLAGVVTTDDPMVAFKDADYALLVGAMPRKAGMERGDLLSANGGIFKPQGEALSEVASRNVKVLVVGNPANTNALIAQQNAPKLDPKQFTAMVRLDHNRALSQLSAKTGKPVGSIKKMTIWGNHSSTQYPDLSQTTVDGTPALELVDQAWYESDFIPTVAKRGAAIIEARGSSSAASAASAAVDHMRDWALGTAEGDWVSMGIPSDGSYGVPEGLIYGFPVTVKNGEYSIVQGLDISEFSRGRMDATAHELEEERAAVRELGLVK